TTTCCTTTTCTTGTATAGATCAATTTGATCTCATTTACTATATTATATTTCATTGTTATTGCTCTGAGTACGGCAGAGCCTTTTATTTCCCGTACTTAAGTTAAACAGCCTTTATTTAATGAGTGAACTATTATGTACCTGTTTTTTAGGGTAAAAGCTTTTTCGATCTTTTCTCTTCCCATTCCTCTCCAAGCCTTCTTAGGCTTTAATCAATATTTTTCAAAAGAAAACCGAAAAAAGAAAGCAGATATGAAAATGTTGCCAATAGCAGAAAACAAAAGGAAACGGAATAATTGGAGGGTACCTTTAGGGAGGAAACCGTTTATGCCGTAGTCTTTTGTTGGCATAGGTCGCGGCGGCTGGCAACAATACCTTAGCTGCCTTTTTACCGGTTTATGTTGAAATATTTATAGCCTATATATACCACTTAAATGTTTAATACAGTATTAGCGATTAAGGACTTTAGATGCCAAAGTAATCCATTAAAAGCTATTGTACGCTGCCTGCGGGTTTCTCGCATACTTTTAAGTAATCTTTTTGATAGATGCAAAAATTAAATTTTGAGATGAAATATAATATTATACTGATATAAAAGACATTTATTAGTAACACAAAATCGAAAGTATGGAAGTAAACCTAATCACAAAAGAAGACCTTCAGGAATTCAAAGCCGAATTGCTAGCAGACATTAAAAATCTGTTTAATATCAAAATTTCAGAGCAGAAATTATGGCTGCGATCATCAGAGGTTAAAGAACTTCTGAAAATTTCCACAGGAACTTTACAGAACCTTCGTGTTAGTGGATCTTTATCGTACACTCGTGTCGGAGGAACATTATACTACAGTTACAAAGACATTGAAAAAATGTTGAATAGTAAGGGGTAATTCTCTTCTTAAAAATAACAAAATGAATTACATTAAACATCTCACAGGCTTCTATGGAAAGGTAGCTCAGGACAGTATGCTTAATCCTACACATATCAGCCTATACCTAGCTTTATTCCAATTCTGGAATTTCAACCGTTTCCGAAATCCGGTCAGTATTTCACGCGATGAAGTAATGCGCATCAGTAAAATCCACTCAAAAGCAACCTACCACAAATGTCTTAAGAATCTGCATTCTTCGGGCTATATTGACTATCAGCCGTCCTTTAATCCATTCAAAGGAAGTCAAGTTGTTATGTTGGATTTTGCGCGGGAATTAAAACCTCATCTGAAGCAACAAAAAATAAAAAAATAGATTGTACCATTCTTATTGAAGTATATATATATCGGCTATTGATTAGCAAATAATTTCAAAATCATAAATACTGATTTCTCAAATATATAATTTTGTCAGGGCTTGCAACTAAGTATGAGATTATGAAACATCCTCTCGTAATTTCATACTTTGAGATGTTTGTAGCTGAGTAAGTTTTCAAAAAAATGGTTGCAAATCTGAACGGAAATTTCTACTTTTACTAAGTAAAATTATTATATTTAGATTTTACCACTTTTTGCAAATGTCCTATTTAAGGCCTTTTACAAGATGCTATAGCGAGACACTTATAAATAAAGAGAGTAGGTAAGGTTACAAAATCCCTCTCTCTCCGCTAGGTTAGAAACCAAAATAAGCTTAAACGCTGTAAACATTGATGTTTATAGCGTTTTTTGTTTTGCGCTAGAATCATAAAAAATCAAAATAGGTCACGATTTATATGACCTATTTCGTGACCTATCCTGAGACGGCAAGGCAGTGGACATTGTTGCTAAAAGGTATATTAAGTCGTAAAAGTGGGATAACAAAGGACAGAAAGCAACCGGAAACTCTCAGGAAGTGACACTTAACGTTTATCTTAAAACTTTGAAATAGAAAGTTTATGATTACCATTGCCAGATGCTGAAAGAAGAGCATAATGTTCAGTTACAAAAATATTAAAACCACGCAGCATTATGAAGATTTTGGATAAGAAAGGGAGTGATAATAAGTTGGCTCTAAGAAGCAAACCCTAAGCTATTCCGAATTAATGTGTTTAAAACTGTTTTCTCCAATTGGTATTTGTACTCAGATTGAAATGATAAAGGGTATTGCAAACTAAAAGTTACTGATGCTGGCTGGCTTCGGGTTAAAATCTATAGACGCTGACATTAGGCTTGCACTGCTGGATATGCTTGAAGGCAGATATGGAAATAGCTCAGTTATCATAACTTCTCAGCTAGCAATTGAAGCATGATAAAACTTTATTGATGAGCCAACGCTTGTCGGCGCGATAATAGACAGATTGATAACTCTGGTGTACTTTCGCCCGGAAACAGTGTGTACTTTTGTCAGAATATTCATGAAACCCGTAAAAATTAGTATAAGGAGATAAGGAGGTTTCAACAGGACAATAATGGAAATTAAATCTTTATTAAATGATTTACTCAAACATGGAAGAGAAAACCTACAGTAGTAATTGGGAACTGTTGCCTGGTGTTGGATTAGGAAGAATGGCTTTTCTGATGAGCAGATTACAGATGAAAGCCTTTGATGATTTTTTGTCTTCTCGCGATGTTGAAGGTGGAGCCTGATATTTTTAATTAGCTGGCATCTTTTTGAAAATATGGACTGCGGCATCCAGATCCAGTGCATCCATATCCACAAGCTTTAATGCCTTGACCATGTGGAATGTGGTTGTTTTGTACTTGAGGAAATGCTCCGTTTTCAAATGACATTGGTAAGCCTCTTGGTCTTTATACATTTCCAATATACGTACCTGCGTCGGATTGTCCTTCTGGAACATCGGAAAGATAGCAATTACTCCTTTTTCAAGCCTGACCGATGCCTCGGCTTCGACCTCTAGGGACATTTTGTATTCCTCCAGATACTGAGGATGAATTTCGATTTCTGAAATACGTAACATCATTTCATGTTGTTGTGCATGGGCGGTATTATTTATTAAAAAAAAGGCTATAATCACCGGAGCCGCCCACAGTGACTGCCTGAAGAAATTACTATATTTAAACATATCATTTGACATATACTATTTATTAAAGATTTTTAATTCTTCATTTTTAAGAGGACTGTT
The Chryseobacterium sp. W4I1 DNA segment above includes these coding regions:
- a CDS encoding helix-turn-helix domain-containing protein, with the translated sequence MEVNLITKEDLQEFKAELLADIKNLFNIKISEQKLWLRSSEVKELLKISTGTLQNLRVSGSLSYTRVGGTLYYSYKDIEKMLNSKG
- a CDS encoding putative quinol monooxygenase; the protein is MSNDMFKYSNFFRQSLWAAPVIIAFFLINNTAHAQQHEMMLRISEIEIHPQYLEEYKMSLEVEAEASVRLEKGVIAIFPMFQKDNPTQVRILEMYKDQEAYQCHLKTEHFLKYKTTTFHMVKALKLVDMDALDLDAAVHIFKKMPAN